One stretch of Arachis duranensis cultivar V14167 chromosome 1, aradu.V14167.gnm2.J7QH, whole genome shotgun sequence DNA includes these proteins:
- the LOC107470055 gene encoding G-type lectin S-receptor-like serine/threonine-protein kinase LECRK1, with protein MASTPALLLLVLLMLFANETTAETNHTHLISIGSVISPTGTHASWASRSGLFAFGFYPHGNSYAVGIWLLNQPNHTIVWTHNRDSPSVPSNSTLRLTKEGGLLLLQGNEDPEFLTPLYYLYQAKVEVASASMLDSGNFVLYDKNFSMLWSSFHNSMPSDTILGGQNLTSGAKLVSSVSQSDHSSGHFWLRSQFDYVHLAACRVNSTCEPEDAYWAKNTYFEGYGYLQLSLSIEGSLCLQDYSSGSELECLASSKNLTDKSKNATFIYRATLDEDGNFRLYAHQFKGNTSSGVQTLWKAVEGDKCQVPLCGLNSYCFIKSDKAMCQCYPGFIRIKSGGNDTRFLDCEQNHSKDNCESIEDPTTMYNMTSLKDIYWGGSPYLVVPMEMETCKKSCQKDCDCRAVLYKSSICEKYKLPLLYGRSSKDASTTAFLKMPSGIVLSPTSNETALSSTKPSLFVDDKRSLIMILSFTLGWISFFGLVFVLYIFIIYRRQVHRYAILSASENLGFVEECSLRSFSFDELVKSTGGFAEEIGRGSFGAVYRGTIGDSNRMVAVRRLEKFVDEGEREFQAEITAIARTHHKNLVKLIGFCIDGSRKLLVFEYLSNGSLADLLFKSHMTMAWKERLKIALDVARGVLYLHEECDVRIIHCNIKPQNILMDEMWTAKISDFGFARLLKPSYSRMKKMDDKRSRYLAPEWQKDESVSVKADVYSFGVVLLEIACRRSSIDMN; from the coding sequence ATGGCATCAACACCTGCTCTGTTATTGCTAGTGTTGTTGATGCTATTTGCAAATGAAACCACAGCTGAGACAAACCACACTCACCTCATTTCTATAGGGTCTGTGATATCTCCTACAGGCACGCACGCTTCATGGGCATCACGTTCTGGCCTCTTTGCTTTTGGCTTTTACCCCCATGGTAATAGCTATGCTGTTGGAATATGGCTGCTTAATCAACCTAACCACACAATTGTGTGGACTCATAATCGTGATAGTCCATCAGTGCCTTCAAATTCCACATTGAGATTGACCAAAGAAGGCGGGCTACTTCTTCTGCAAGGAAATGAAGACCCAGAGTTTCTCACTCCACTTTATTATTTATATCAGGCTAAAGTAGAAGTGGCTTCAGCATCTATGCTTGATTCTGGCAACTTTGTGCTTTATGATAagaattttagtatgttatggAGTAGTTTCCATAACTCAATGCCAAGTGACACCATATTAGGTGGCCAGAATTTGACAAGTGGAGCGAAGCTGGTCTCTAGTGTGTCACAATCAGACCATTCGAGTGGACATTTTTGGCTAAGAAGTCAGTTTGATTATGTACACCTAGCTGCTTGCCGTGTGAACAGCACATGTGAACCGGAGGATGCTTATTGGGCTAAAAACACATACTTTGAAGGTTATGGTTATCTACAGCTCAGTCTTAGCATTGAAGGTTCGCTTTGCCTACAAGATTATTCCTCTGGTTCTGAACTAGAGTGTTTAGCTAGTAGCAAGAACCTCACAGACAAGTCAAAGAATGCAACTTTTATCTACCGTGCTACACTTGATGAAGATGGGAACTTCAGATTGTATGCTCACCAATTCAAGGGAAATACTAGCTCAGGTGTGCAAACGCTGTGGAAAGCCGTGGAGGGGGATAAATGTCAAGTCCCGCTTTGTGGCTTGAACAGTTACTGCTTCATCAAGAGCGACAAAGCCATGTGTCAGTGTTATCCTGGTTTCATCCGTATCAAGAGTGGTGGTAACGATACCAGGTTTCTCGACTGCGAACAGAACCACAGCAAAGATAATTGTGAGAGCATAGAGGACCCAACAACGATGTACAATATGACTTCCTTGAAGGATATCTACTGGGGTGGTTCTCCTTATTTGGTTGTGCCAATGGAGATGGAAACTTGCAAGAAGTCTTGTCAGAAAGACTGTGATTGCAGGGCAGTGTTATATAAGAGCAGCATCTGCGAAAAATATAAGCTTCCACTTCTATATGGAAGAAGCTCTAAAGATGCATCAACGACGGCCTTCTTGAAGATGCCTTCAGGAATTGTCCTAAGTCCTACTTCAAACGAAACTGCTCTATCTTCAACAAAGCCCTCCCTCTTTGTTGATGACAAGAGAAGTCTTATAATGATTCTGTCCTTTACTCTGGGTTGGATTTCGTTTTTTGGTTTGGTCTTTGTATTGTATATTTTCATCATTTACAGGCGTCAAGTTCATAGGTATGCAATATTGTCTGCAAGTGAAAATCTGGGATTTGTAGAAGAATGTTCCTTGCGTTCATTTTCCTTTGATGAACTTGTGAAATCAACTGGAGGCTTTGCAGAGGAGATAGGCAGAGGATCTTTTGGAGCGGTTTATAGAGGCACAATAGGTGACAGTAACAGAATGGTTGCTGTGAGGAGACTTGAGAAATTTGTTGATGAAGGGGAGAGGGAATTCCAAGCAGAAATCACTGCCATTgctcgaactcatcataaaaaTCTGGTGAAGCTCATTGGTTTCTGCATTGATGGATCTAGGAAGCTTCTTGTTTTTGAATATCTCAGCAATGGGTCTCTTGCAGATCTTCTCTTCAAGTCTCATATGACTATGGCTTGGAAAGAGAGATTAAAGATTGCATTAGACGTGGCTAGAGGAGTCTTATATCTGCATGAGGAGTGTGATGTTCGGATTATCCACTGCAACATAAAGCCTCAGAATATACTCATGGATGAAATGTGGACTGCAAAGATATCCGATTTTGGATTTGCAAGGCTGTTGAAACCCAGCTATTCAAGAATGAAGAAAATGGATGACAAGAGAAGTAGGTACTTGGCACCTGAATGGCAGAAGGATGAATCAGTGTCAGTTAAAGCTGATGTTTATAGTTTTGGGGTGGTGTTACTGGAGATTGCATGCCGTAGAAGCAGTATTGATAtgaattga